The proteins below are encoded in one region of Paenisporosarcina cavernae:
- the sigG gene encoding RNA polymerase sporulation sigma factor SigG yields MVRTKVDICGLDTATLPIFTNEQMRSTFREFQSGSEEAKEALIMGNLRLVLSLVQRFAFRGEQVDDLFQVGCIGLIKSIDNFDLSHNVRFSTYAVPMIIGEIKRHLRDHHPVRVSRSLRDIAYKAMKAKEQFVLENLREPTISDIAKMIELEEEDILLALDAIQDPISLEEPIFHENGDPVYMLDQLKDSEVSEESWSNYVLMKEMMGRLGAREQKILAKRYYYGETQTEIAKELGLSQAQISRLEKNALGIMQEEFSSYN; encoded by the coding sequence GCACAAAAGTTGATATATGCGGGTTAGACACTGCGACCTTGCCAATTTTCACGAACGAACAAATGAGATCTACATTTCGAGAGTTTCAATCTGGCAGCGAAGAAGCGAAAGAAGCGCTCATCATGGGAAATTTACGTTTAGTGTTAAGCCTTGTTCAACGGTTTGCTTTTCGTGGTGAACAAGTAGATGATTTATTTCAAGTTGGTTGTATTGGCCTAATTAAGTCAATTGATAATTTCGATTTGTCGCATAATGTACGTTTTTCCACCTATGCAGTTCCGATGATTATTGGGGAAATTAAGCGACACTTACGCGATCACCATCCAGTTCGTGTATCACGTTCTCTTCGAGATATCGCGTATAAAGCGATGAAAGCGAAAGAACAATTTGTGCTTGAAAATCTTCGAGAACCTACCATTTCAGATATCGCTAAGATGATTGAACTGGAAGAAGAGGATATTTTATTAGCATTAGATGCGATTCAAGACCCCATTTCGTTAGAAGAACCCATTTTTCATGAAAACGGGGATCCAGTCTATATGTTAGATCAACTGAAAGATTCGGAAGTTAGCGAAGAATCGTGGTCGAATTATGTGTTAATGAAAGAAATGATGGGAAGATTAGGAGCAAGAGAACAAAAGATATTAGCTAAACGGTATTACTACGGAGAAACACAAACCGAAATTGCGAAAGAGTTAGGGTTGTCCCAAGCTCAAATATCAAGGTTAGAGAAAAATGCGCTGGGCATAATGCAAGAGGAATTTTCGTCCTATAACTAA
- a CDS encoding PRC-barrel domain-containing protein, which produces MKFSDIQLKEFINLETGKMIGYVQDASVDIESGIITAFFLESTKSSLFPFGKQPELQKIEIETIQVIGKDVVLVKQQGTDLDKH; this is translated from the coding sequence ATGAAATTTAGTGATATTCAATTAAAAGAATTTATCAATTTAGAAACTGGCAAGATGATTGGGTATGTTCAAGATGCCTCCGTAGATATTGAAAGTGGAATCATTACCGCCTTCTTTTTAGAATCGACAAAGTCTTCACTTTTTCCATTTGGAAAACAACCCGAGTTACAAAAAATTGAGATTGAAACGATCCAAGTAATTGGGAAAGATGTCGTGTTAGTGAAACAGCAAGGGACAGATCTTGATAAACATTGA
- a CDS encoding YggS family pyridoxal phosphate-dependent enzyme yields MTSSVKHNLESIQTKIEQACLKSNRDAQSVQLIAVTKAVSVERTQESVDAGILHLGENRPEGFLEKVSNVKGEITWHYIGSLQTRKVKDVLPSIDVLHSLDRLSLANEIQKRATTTIDCFVQVNVSGEASKHGVAPDALHSFIKEIGNYPSIRIIGLMTMAPLTEDTAIVRDVFQKLKQLQVEIHDLAISYAPCTETSMGMSGDFEIAIEEGATYIRIGTSLVGE; encoded by the coding sequence ATGACGTCTTCTGTAAAACATAATCTAGAATCTATACAAACTAAAATAGAACAAGCGTGTCTAAAATCTAATCGCGACGCTCAATCTGTTCAGTTAATTGCTGTGACGAAAGCCGTGTCTGTGGAACGAACGCAGGAATCAGTTGATGCAGGTATTCTGCATCTTGGAGAAAATCGTCCAGAAGGATTTTTAGAAAAAGTGTCGAACGTAAAGGGAGAGATTACGTGGCATTACATTGGCTCGTTGCAAACGAGAAAAGTAAAGGACGTACTTCCATCTATCGATGTTCTTCATTCCTTAGATCGACTTTCACTTGCGAATGAAATTCAGAAACGAGCAACGACAACCATAGATTGTTTTGTCCAAGTGAATGTTTCAGGTGAGGCATCGAAACATGGAGTTGCTCCTGATGCATTACATTCCTTTATAAAAGAAATAGGAAACTATCCCTCGATTCGTATCATTGGCTTAATGACAATGGCTCCTTTAACAGAGGATACAGCTATCGTTCGAGATGTTTTCCAAAAGTTAAAGCAATTGCAGGTCGAAATTCATGATCTGGCAATTTCATATGCACCATGCACGGAAACGTCGATGGGAATGTCAGGCGATTTTGAAATCGCGATAGAAGAAGGCGCAACATACATACGAATCGGTACATCACTCGTTGGTGAATAG
- a CDS encoding cell division protein SepF yields the protein MSIKNKIKNFFYLDEEEDGYDPEPVRETPVAASTYQSPVKKSVKERRVSSVDQAVPNLVSLQNAQKSSKVILVEPRVYAEAQDISEHLKNKRSVVVNLQRIDKDQGIRIVDFLSGTVYALGGDIQRIGTDIFLCAPDTVEVAGAISDYYYEDL from the coding sequence ATGAGTATCAAAAATAAAATTAAAAACTTTTTCTATTTAGATGAAGAAGAAGATGGGTATGATCCAGAGCCTGTCAGAGAAACACCAGTCGCTGCATCGACCTATCAATCACCTGTCAAAAAGTCAGTGAAAGAACGGAGAGTGTCATCCGTGGATCAAGCAGTACCGAATTTAGTTAGTTTGCAAAACGCACAGAAGTCTTCTAAAGTGATTTTGGTTGAGCCTAGAGTATATGCAGAAGCACAAGATATTTCCGAGCACTTGAAGAATAAACGTTCCGTTGTTGTAAATCTACAACGAATAGATAAAGATCAAGGAATCCGAATTGTCGACTTTTTGAGTGGAACTGTTTATGCTTTAGGAGGAGACATACAGCGAATTGGTACAGATATTTTCTTATGTGCACCAGATACGGTAGAAGTAGCTGGCGCAATTTCAGATTATTACTACGAAGACTTATAA
- a CDS encoding YggT family protein produces MDTVLILISYAIQIYTWLLIIYIFMSWVPNVRDSSFGRMLGAIAEPFLEPFRKIIPPIGMIDISPIVAILVLNLARTGISVLILNF; encoded by the coding sequence TTGGATACGGTATTGATACTCATTAGTTACGCAATTCAAATTTACACATGGTTACTCATTATTTATATTTTCATGTCGTGGGTTCCAAATGTTCGGGATTCGTCCTTTGGGAGAATGCTTGGAGCAATTGCAGAACCATTTTTAGAACCATTTCGAAAAATCATTCCTCCAATCGGAATGATCGATATTTCTCCAATCGTTGCTATTTTAGTATTAAACTTAGCGCGAACAGGAATTTCAGTACTGATTCTTAATTTTTAA
- a CDS encoding RNA-binding protein, with translation MEHLIQHFRKEEQPFIEQVVGWVRETEDRYAPKRTDFLDPRERFIVESIVRQNEELVTFSEGVFQEAERARMFIAPSYFEPTMEDFDIVVFELHYASKFLSLHHQDVLGSLMSLGLERSKYGDIRVLDEKIQFAVAKEVADFVRLNVTSVGKAKVQLQEIDSHEPLIFQAEEWTEEMHLVSSMRLDTIVASILSISRQKAATFIHGGKIKVNWTVRDNPSFEVHESDMLSIRGAGRIRVGLIEGRTKKDKIRLQIERIDQSS, from the coding sequence ATGGAACATTTAATCCAACATTTTCGGAAAGAAGAGCAACCCTTTATCGAACAAGTAGTGGGTTGGGTGCGCGAAACAGAAGATCGCTATGCACCAAAACGAACAGATTTTTTAGACCCGAGAGAACGCTTTATAGTGGAGTCTATTGTCCGTCAGAATGAAGAGCTTGTGACCTTTTCAGAAGGTGTATTTCAAGAAGCTGAACGTGCGCGTATGTTTATCGCCCCGTCGTATTTTGAACCTACGATGGAAGATTTCGACATTGTCGTTTTTGAATTACATTACGCATCGAAATTTCTATCGTTACACCATCAAGATGTTCTTGGGTCGCTTATGTCACTTGGTTTAGAACGTTCAAAATATGGTGATATTCGCGTACTAGATGAAAAAATTCAATTCGCTGTAGCGAAAGAGGTTGCCGACTTCGTTCGCTTAAATGTTACCTCTGTAGGGAAAGCAAAAGTGCAGTTACAGGAAATAGATTCTCATGAACCGCTAATTTTTCAAGCAGAAGAATGGACAGAAGAGATGCACCTAGTGTCTTCCATGAGACTCGATACAATTGTTGCTTCCATTCTCTCTATTTCAAGACAAAAAGCTGCAACGTTTATTCACGGGGGAAAGATTAAAGTCAATTGGACCGTTCGAGACAATCCTTCTTTTGAAGTCCATGAATCCGATATGTTATCAATTCGAGGTGCCGGCCGAATACGAGTTGGTCTGATTGAAGGCCGAACAAAGAAAGACAAAATACGACTTCAAATCGAACGAATCGACCAATCTAGCTAA
- a CDS encoding DivIVA domain-containing protein → MPLSPLDIHNKEFSKSFRGYSEDEVNDFLEQIIKDFEQMLREKKELEEKLKSSSERVGHFTTIESTLQKSIVVAQEAAEEVRRNSQKEAKLIVKEAEKNADRIVNEALSKARKIALEIEELKKQSKVFRNRFKMLVEAQLDLINTDDWDHLMEYEVDTTELERIETKED, encoded by the coding sequence ATGCCATTATCGCCGTTAGATATACATAACAAGGAATTTAGTAAAAGTTTTCGAGGGTACAGCGAAGACGAAGTAAATGATTTTTTAGAACAAATCATTAAAGACTTTGAACAAATGCTACGTGAAAAGAAAGAATTGGAAGAGAAATTGAAGTCTTCTAGCGAACGCGTCGGTCATTTCACTACCATTGAATCGACTCTTCAAAAATCGATTGTAGTGGCGCAGGAAGCTGCAGAAGAAGTACGTCGCAATTCTCAAAAAGAAGCAAAACTAATTGTAAAAGAAGCAGAGAAAAACGCCGATCGTATTGTGAATGAAGCACTTTCTAAAGCTCGTAAAATTGCATTAGAAATTGAAGAGTTGAAAAAGCAATCGAAAGTATTCCGTAATCGTTTCAAAATGCTCGTAGAAGCGCAACTTGATTTAATCAATACAGATGACTGGGATCATTTAATGGAATATGAAGTGGATACAACCGAGTTGGAACGAATCGAAACGAAAGAAGATTAG
- the ileS gene encoding isoleucine--tRNA ligase: protein MEYKDTLLMPKTDFPMRGNLPAKEPEMQEKWEAMDIYRKVQEKTKDFPTYILHDGPPYANGDIHIGHALNKVLKDFIVRYKSMSGFNAPYVPGWDTHGLPIEQALANKGVKRKEMTVAEFRDLCEKYAYEQIDEQRVQFKRIGVRGDWENPYITLKPAFEARQIEVFGKMAKKGYIYKGLKPVYWSPSSESALAEAEIEYKDKKSPSIYVSFDVKESKGVVPKDAKFLIWTTTPWTIPANLGISVHPEFDYVVVQVNEKKYIVAKELVSSVAETLEWSEYEILQTVKGEQLDRLVASHPLYERDSLIMLGEHVTTETGTGCVHTAPGHGEDDFLVGKQYGLDVLSPVDDRGVMTKEAPGFEGLFYDKANKVITEALEEKGALEKLTFFTHSYPHDWRTKQPVIFRATAQWFASIDAFRDELLQAVRDTAFTPAWGETRLFNMIRDRGDWCISRQRVWGVPIPVFYAEDGEPILTDETINHVSNLFREHGSTVWFEREAKDLLPEGFTHPGSPNNRFVKETDIMDVWFDSGSSHQAVLEEREDLVYPADLYLEGSDQYRGWFNSSLITSTAINGHAPYKALLSHGFVLDGEGRKMSKSLGNIIAPQKVMSQMGADILRLWVASVDYTADVRVSDAIFKQVSESYRKIRNTFRFLHGNVTDFSPTTDRVPFEQLREVDQYVYVKLQRVIQSATEAYDRYDFANVYNTINSFVTIDLSSLYLDIAKDVVYIEGENHPHRRAMQTVMYDSLVSLLKLMAPILPHTTDEMWGYLTQETEESIQLADMPKADLSHDTKDLVEKFDRLMDLRDDVLKALEVARNEKVIGKSLEAAVTLYVNEKDHSLFTHEVVNFAQFFIVSKFTVGLEQEKPEQALTLEHAAVVVEKATGEKCERCWTISDSVGSNTDHPTLCARCAEVVESL, encoded by the coding sequence ATGGAGTATAAAGATACGTTATTGATGCCGAAAACGGATTTTCCTATGCGAGGAAACTTGCCAGCAAAAGAACCGGAAATGCAAGAAAAATGGGAAGCGATGGACATTTATCGCAAAGTACAAGAAAAAACGAAAGATTTCCCCACGTATATTTTGCATGACGGACCACCATATGCAAATGGTGATATCCATATCGGGCATGCGTTAAACAAAGTGTTAAAAGATTTTATCGTTCGATACAAATCAATGTCAGGTTTTAATGCGCCGTATGTGCCAGGCTGGGATACGCACGGTCTTCCAATCGAACAAGCACTTGCGAATAAAGGTGTAAAACGGAAAGAAATGACTGTGGCAGAATTCCGTGACCTTTGTGAAAAATATGCGTATGAACAAATCGATGAGCAACGGGTGCAATTTAAACGTATTGGCGTTCGCGGTGATTGGGAAAATCCATATATCACCCTAAAACCTGCATTTGAAGCTCGTCAAATTGAAGTATTCGGAAAAATGGCGAAAAAAGGCTATATCTATAAAGGATTAAAACCAGTGTACTGGTCGCCTTCGAGTGAATCAGCACTTGCAGAAGCAGAAATCGAGTACAAAGACAAAAAGTCACCTTCTATTTATGTAAGTTTTGATGTGAAAGAATCTAAAGGTGTTGTACCGAAAGATGCAAAATTCCTAATCTGGACGACGACTCCTTGGACAATTCCAGCAAACCTCGGAATTTCGGTCCATCCTGAATTTGATTATGTAGTTGTCCAAGTAAATGAAAAAAAATATATTGTGGCAAAAGAATTGGTATCTTCCGTTGCCGAAACACTTGAATGGTCGGAATATGAGATTTTACAAACGGTTAAAGGAGAACAATTAGATCGGTTAGTTGCAAGTCATCCTTTATATGAACGTGATTCGTTGATCATGCTTGGTGAGCATGTAACAACAGAAACTGGGACGGGATGTGTTCATACAGCACCAGGACACGGGGAAGATGATTTCTTAGTGGGGAAACAGTATGGCTTAGACGTTTTATCACCAGTCGATGATCGAGGAGTGATGACGAAGGAAGCTCCTGGATTTGAAGGGTTATTCTATGATAAAGCAAATAAAGTTATTACCGAAGCGTTAGAAGAGAAGGGCGCACTTGAAAAGCTGACGTTCTTCACACATTCTTACCCACATGATTGGCGTACAAAGCAACCGGTTATTTTCCGAGCGACAGCTCAATGGTTTGCATCGATTGATGCATTCCGTGACGAATTGTTACAAGCAGTTCGCGATACAGCATTTACACCAGCGTGGGGGGAAACGCGTTTATTTAATATGATTCGTGATCGTGGAGATTGGTGTATTTCTCGTCAACGTGTATGGGGAGTTCCTATCCCTGTGTTTTATGCGGAAGATGGAGAGCCAATTTTAACAGACGAAACAATTAACCATGTTTCGAATCTCTTCCGTGAACACGGTTCTACCGTTTGGTTTGAACGAGAGGCAAAAGATTTATTGCCAGAAGGATTTACACACCCTGGTAGCCCAAATAATCGTTTCGTAAAAGAAACCGATATTATGGATGTATGGTTTGACTCTGGATCTTCTCATCAAGCAGTTCTGGAAGAGCGAGAAGACCTCGTCTATCCAGCAGATTTATATTTAGAAGGTTCCGATCAATATCGTGGATGGTTTAACTCCTCGTTAATTACATCCACAGCTATAAACGGTCATGCACCATATAAAGCGTTATTATCGCATGGCTTTGTGTTAGACGGGGAAGGTCGTAAAATGAGTAAATCGCTTGGGAACATTATCGCTCCTCAAAAAGTGATGAGCCAAATGGGCGCAGATATTTTACGTTTATGGGTAGCGTCTGTTGATTATACGGCGGATGTTCGTGTATCTGATGCTATTTTCAAACAAGTTTCGGAGAGCTACCGTAAGATCCGTAATACGTTCCGTTTCTTACACGGAAATGTAACCGACTTTTCGCCAACTACTGATCGTGTACCATTTGAGCAGTTACGTGAAGTAGATCAATACGTTTACGTGAAATTGCAGCGTGTGATTCAATCTGCAACAGAAGCATACGACCGCTATGACTTCGCAAATGTATATAATACGATTAATTCATTCGTGACCATCGATTTAAGCTCCCTTTACTTAGACATTGCGAAAGATGTTGTCTACATTGAAGGAGAAAATCATCCACATCGTCGAGCGATGCAAACGGTCATGTATGATTCGTTAGTTAGCCTATTAAAGTTAATGGCTCCAATCTTACCGCATACGACAGATGAAATGTGGGGCTATTTAACGCAAGAAACAGAAGAAAGCATTCAGTTAGCAGATATGCCAAAAGCGGACTTGTCGCATGATACGAAAGATTTAGTAGAGAAATTCGACCGTTTAATGGATTTACGAGATGACGTGTTAAAAGCACTTGAAGTCGCTCGTAACGAAAAAGTGATTGGAAAGTCGCTTGAAGCTGCAGTGACGTTGTATGTAAATGAAAAAGATCATTCATTATTTACACATGAAGTCGTTAATTTTGCACAATTCTTCATTGTATCTAAATTCACGGTTGGTCTCGAACAGGAGAAACCGGAACAAGCACTTACATTAGAACATGCTGCAGTAGTGGTAGAGAAAGCTACCGGAGAGAAGTGCGAACGCTGCTGGACAATTTCAGATAGTGTTGGAAGTAACACGGACCATCCGACACTTTGCGCAAGATGTGCGGAGGTTGTGGAGAGTCTATGA
- the lspA gene encoding signal peptidase II, which produces MKRYFLLAAVVIFLDQWTKYLVVQKMELGERIAIWDPTLALLSHRNKGAAWGMLQGQFAIFAVITVIVIAGILYFYFTEAKNKPMLQISLMVVLGGAIGNFIDRIVRGEVVDFVDVLVPIIHYDFPIFNVADAALTIGVILLIIGLWLEEKKTKVQQKVSDENA; this is translated from the coding sequence ATGAAGCGATATTTCTTGTTAGCAGCGGTTGTTATTTTTCTCGACCAGTGGACAAAATATTTAGTCGTTCAGAAAATGGAGCTAGGGGAACGGATTGCTATTTGGGATCCAACCCTTGCGCTACTTTCGCATCGTAATAAAGGTGCTGCGTGGGGGATGCTGCAAGGGCAGTTTGCCATATTTGCCGTCATTACGGTCATTGTTATTGCAGGTATTTTGTATTTTTATTTCACAGAAGCGAAAAACAAACCGATGCTACAGATTAGTTTAATGGTTGTGTTAGGAGGAGCAATTGGGAATTTCATAGACCGAATTGTTCGAGGAGAAGTGGTCGATTTTGTCGATGTATTAGTACCAATTATTCACTATGATTTTCCTATTTTTAATGTAGCGGACGCTGCCCTTACAATAGGTGTTATACTGTTAATCATTGGACTATGGTTAGAAGAAAAGAAAACGAAAGTCCAACAGAAAGTAAGTGATGAGAATGCCTAA
- a CDS encoding RluA family pseudouridine synthase has protein sequence MPNKEFTVTEETKGNRIDKFLSEQEPEWSRSQVQTWLKDGHILVNDEQVKTNYKVKEADEVVVTIPDVQELEIVAEDLDLEIVYEDADVLVVNKPRGMVVHPAPGHTSGTLVNGLMHHCTDLSGINGVARPGIVHRIDKDTSGLLMVAKNDMAHESLVDQLVKKTVTRKYIALVHGHIAHDKGTIDAPITRDTRDRQSMAVGDKGKHAVTHFRVLERFQDYTLVECRLETGRTHQIRVHMKYIGFPLVGDPKYGPKKTLDIGGQALHAAVIGFDHPRTGEYMEFERPIPETFQEVLETIKKDN, from the coding sequence ATGCCTAATAAGGAATTTACCGTAACAGAAGAAACAAAAGGAAATCGAATTGATAAATTTTTAAGCGAACAAGAACCGGAATGGTCGCGTTCACAAGTCCAAACATGGTTGAAAGATGGCCATATTTTAGTAAATGACGAACAAGTCAAAACGAACTACAAAGTGAAAGAGGCGGATGAAGTCGTCGTAACGATTCCGGACGTTCAAGAGTTAGAAATTGTTGCAGAAGACTTGGATTTAGAAATCGTCTACGAAGACGCAGATGTGCTTGTTGTCAATAAGCCAAGAGGAATGGTCGTTCATCCTGCTCCTGGACACACTTCAGGTACATTAGTGAATGGGCTAATGCATCATTGTACTGATTTATCTGGTATTAATGGGGTTGCACGACCTGGTATTGTGCATCGAATTGATAAAGACACTTCTGGTTTATTAATGGTTGCAAAAAACGATATGGCGCATGAATCCCTTGTGGATCAATTGGTGAAAAAAACAGTAACGAGAAAATACATCGCACTTGTGCACGGCCATATCGCACATGATAAAGGGACAATAGATGCTCCAATTACTCGCGACACGCGCGATCGTCAAAGCATGGCGGTTGGAGACAAAGGCAAACACGCAGTGACACATTTCCGTGTGCTTGAACGTTTCCAAGATTACACACTTGTCGAGTGCAGACTCGAAACAGGGCGAACGCATCAAATTCGCGTTCATATGAAATACATTGGTTTCCCACTTGTAGGAGATCCAAAGTATGGTCCTAAAAAAACGCTAGACATTGGCGGTCAAGCACTCCATGCAGCGGTGATTGGTTTTGATCATCCACGTACAGGAGAGTACATGGAATTCGAACGGCCAATTCCTGAAACGTTTCAAGAAGTGCTCGAAACAATTAAAAAGGATAATTGA
- the pyrR gene encoding bifunctional pyr operon transcriptional regulator/uracil phosphoribosyltransferase PyrR, whose product MEKAHILDEKAIGRAVTRIAHEIIERNKGIDECILVGIKTRGAFLAKRLAKKIAEIEGKEIRAGELDITLYRDDLTVKSETKEPLVQDVAIAHDVTDQKVILVDDVLYTGRTVRAAMDAVMDLGRPSQIQLAVLIDRGHRELPIRADYVGKNIPTSKQERIVVELEEIDQTEKVVIHE is encoded by the coding sequence GTGGAAAAAGCACACATATTAGATGAAAAAGCGATTGGGAGAGCTGTGACACGTATTGCACATGAAATTATCGAACGAAACAAAGGAATTGATGAATGTATTCTTGTGGGAATAAAAACACGAGGTGCATTTTTAGCAAAACGGTTAGCGAAAAAAATCGCTGAAATCGAAGGGAAAGAAATTCGTGCAGGTGAGCTGGATATTACGCTTTACCGAGATGATCTAACAGTGAAAAGTGAAACAAAAGAGCCTCTCGTACAAGATGTTGCCATCGCACATGATGTTACAGATCAAAAAGTGATTTTAGTCGATGATGTACTCTATACAGGAAGAACTGTACGTGCAGCCATGGATGCGGTCATGGACTTAGGAAGACCTTCCCAAATCCAGTTAGCTGTGCTAATTGATCGGGGACATCGCGAACTTCCCATACGAGCAGATTATGTTGGGAAAAATATTCCTACCTCGAAACAAGAACGAATAGTAGTCGAATTAGAAGAAATTGATCAAACCGAAAAAGTAGTCATTCACGAATAG
- a CDS encoding solute carrier family 23 protein, with protein MSQSAVIDIQDKPSTGKMITLSLQHMFAMFGATILVPQLVGLSPAIALLTSGIATIIFLFVTKFQVPAYLGSSFAFIAPITYATAEAGLGGAMIGSLFVALIYFVVALVIRLTGYQWIMRLLPPIVVAPIIIVIGLALSPVAIDMAMNIQVDNQSVYSMKHFSAALVTLAAAVITMMFVRGTISLMPVLVGIIIGYVYSLLIGIVDFTTVKEASFFAIPDFYLPILDYDVVVTANLLLIMMPIAIVTISEHIGHQLVLGKVVDRDFIKEPGLHRSLLGDGLGTFVSGLLGGPPKTTYGENIGVLAVTRVYSIYVIFGAAIAAIGTSFLGKLMALIATIPANVLGGISILLFGIIASSGLRMLVDGNIDFGDKRNLVISSIILVIGIGGAKIHFTDYFELSGMALAAIIGVLLNAVLPYEKKNTSSEHSV; from the coding sequence ATGAGTCAGTCAGCAGTCATTGATATTCAAGATAAACCTTCAACAGGAAAGATGATCACCTTAAGTTTGCAACACATGTTTGCCATGTTTGGAGCAACCATTCTTGTTCCACAACTTGTTGGATTAAGTCCCGCTATTGCGCTATTAACTAGTGGTATCGCGACAATTATCTTCTTATTTGTCACAAAATTTCAAGTCCCAGCATATTTAGGATCATCTTTTGCTTTTATTGCGCCAATTACATATGCCACAGCGGAAGCAGGTCTTGGCGGCGCCATGATTGGGAGCTTGTTTGTAGCACTTATTTATTTCGTCGTAGCTCTCGTTATCCGCCTTACCGGCTATCAATGGATTATGAGATTGCTTCCTCCAATCGTTGTTGCACCCATTATTATCGTAATAGGTCTTGCTTTATCACCAGTTGCGATTGACATGGCTATGAATATTCAAGTAGATAATCAATCTGTCTATAGTATGAAACACTTTTCCGCTGCACTTGTCACGTTAGCTGCAGCAGTCATTACGATGATGTTTGTTCGCGGAACTATTAGTTTGATGCCTGTATTAGTAGGAATCATTATCGGATACGTGTATTCGCTCCTTATTGGTATTGTCGATTTCACAACGGTAAAAGAAGCTTCCTTTTTTGCGATACCAGATTTTTATTTACCCATCCTAGATTATGATGTAGTAGTAACTGCGAATTTGTTACTGATCATGATGCCTATCGCGATTGTGACGATTTCTGAGCATATAGGACATCAGCTAGTGTTAGGAAAAGTAGTGGATCGTGATTTTATCAAGGAACCAGGATTGCATCGCTCTTTACTAGGTGACGGACTTGGAACGTTTGTCAGTGGGTTACTAGGCGGACCTCCTAAAACAACATACGGGGAGAACATTGGCGTGCTTGCCGTTACTCGCGTCTACAGTATATACGTTATTTTCGGCGCAGCAATTGCGGCAATCGGTACTTCCTTTTTAGGGAAATTGATGGCGTTAATTGCAACAATACCCGCGAATGTACTTGGCGGAATTTCGATCTTGTTATTTGGAATCATCGCATCATCCGGTCTTAGAATGTTAGTAGATGGAAATATTGACTTTGGTGACAAACGAAATTTAGTCATCTCATCGATTATTTTGGTCATTGGAATTGGTGGTGCGAAAATACACTTCACTGATTATTTTGAACTGAGTGGAATGGCTCTAGCGGCTATCATTGGGGTCCTGCTCAATGCCGTTCTACCATATGAAAAAAAGAATACCTCTTCTGAACATTCCGTTTAA